Proteins encoded by one window of Grus americana isolate bGruAme1 chromosome 7, bGruAme1.mat, whole genome shotgun sequence:
- the LOC129208762 gene encoding pancreatic lipase-related protein 2-like: MLRGYPAYAKSPWQTERIPKMFAIWITALFLLDAARGREVCYKRLGCFTDSPPWSGIPGRQLAGLPSSPEHVNTNFLLYTRDNVMKYQKISATNPSTIKASNFRTHRKTRFIIHGHLVGADLPWIRNICRLMFHTEDVNCILTDWRGGSSGLYTEAVNNVRIVGAELVYLVNLLEKDYGYSPANIHFIGHSLGAHAAGEAGRRKPGIGRITGLDPAGPLFQYTPTMVRLDPSDAKFVDIIHTHAGHLFFDFAPGILQTCGHLDFYPNGGKKMPGCKQLRVPPATWNINDLMRAYRSIGCGHKRSLRYYAESIITPNGFVGYQCESYRAFVLGDCFPCPKEGCPLMGHYADKFLHKTEKEQQKVYLNTGPSSPYARWRKEIQVRVSATETMKGNIDVALTGTNGIRKKYTIDRGTFKPGNTYLNYVDTEISGNISKVEFLWKKHLGHVHRGCMGAEEVTIISGENGKVSVFCGCGTVRPSTWQALALC, encoded by the exons ATGCTTAGAGGATATCCTGCGTATGCAAAATCTCCATGGCAAACAGAAAGGATCCCAAAG ATGTTTGCAATATGGATCactgctctttttcttcttgatgcAGCCAGAG GAAGGGAAGTTTGCTACAAAAGGCTTGGATGCTTCACAGATAGCCCCCCTTGGTCTGGGATCCCAGGGAGACAGCTGGCAGGCttgcccagctctccagagcATGTGAACACCAATTTCCTCCTTTACACTAGAGACAACGTCATGAAATATCAA AAAATTTCTGCTACAAATCCTTCAACTATCAAAGCTTCAAATTTCCGAACACACAGGAAAACTCGCTTCATTATACATGGCCATCTTGTTGGAGCGGACCTCCCCTGGATAAGAAATATATGCAGG CTCATGTTTCACACTGAAGACGTGAACTGCATTTTGACCGACTGGAGAGGTGGTTCTAGTGGTTTGTACACTGAAGCTGTTAACAATGTCCGCATTGTGGGGGCTGAGCTGGTATATCTGGTGAACCTTCTCGAG AAAGACTATGGCTACTCTCCTGCCAACATCCATTTCATTGGCCATAGTCTTGGAGCACATGCCGCAGGGGAGGCTGGGAGAAGGAAACCTGGCATTGGAAGAATAACAG GTTTGGATCCAGCTGGGCCCCTTTTCCAGTATACTCCCACAATGGTTAGGCTGGATCCTTCAGATGCAAAATTTGTTGACATAATTCATACCCATGCTGGTCATCTTTTCTTTGACTTTG CTCCAGGGATTCTTCAGACTTGTGGCCACCTGGATTTTTACCCAAATGGTGGGAAGAAGATGCCAGGATGCAAGCAGCTTCGTGTACCCCCTGCAACTTGGAATATCAATGACCTTATGAGag CATATAGATCTATTGGATGTGGACATAAAAGAAGTCTCCGGTATTATGCTGAGAGTATTATCACTCCCAATGGATTTGTTGGGTATCAGTGTGAATCATATCGAGCTTTTGTACTG GGAGACTGCTTCCCCTGTCCGAAGGAAGGATGCCCACTGATGGGTCATTACGCTGACAAGTTTTtacataaaactgaaaaagaacagcaaaaggtTTATTTAAACACAGGGCCCTCCTCTCCTTATGCCC gtTGGCGGAAAGAGATACAAGTCAGAGTATCTGCGACAGAAACCATGAAAGGAAACATAGATGTAGCCTTGACTGGAACTAATGGgatcaggaaaaaatacacaattGACAG GGGCACTTTCAAACCAGGCAACACATACTTGAACTACGTTGATACAGAAATTTCTGGGAACATTTCAAAAGTTGAGTTTCTCTGGAAAAAGCATCTGGGTCACGTACACAGAGGCTGCATGGGAGCTGAAGAAGTAACAATAATATctggggaaaatggaaaagt GTCTGTGTTCTGCGGCTGTGGAACCGTGCGGCCGAGCACGTGGCAAGCCCTGGCACTTTGCTGA